CCCGGTTGACGCCCTCGACGATGATCTTCTCGTCGTCCGGGAAGACCTGAATGATCTTGCCCTCGAGGCCCTTGGACCTACCGGCGATCACGCGGACCTGATCGCCCTTCTTCACGTTCAGCTTCTTCTGCTGGGCCATCTCAGAGCACCTCCGGCGCGAGCGAGATGATCTTCATGAAGCGCTTCTCGCGCAGCTCCCGGCCGACCGGCCCGAAGATACGGGTGCCGCGCGGCTCGCCGTCGGCCTTCAGGATCACCGCGGCGTTCTCGTCGAAGCGGATGTAGGAGCCGTCCGGACGCCGGCGCTCCTTCACGGTACGCACGACGACCGCCTTGACGACGTCACCCTTCTTCACACCGCCGCCGGGGATCGCATCCTTGACGGTGGCGACGATCGTGTCACCGACACCGGCGTAGCGCCGACCGGAGCCACCGAGAACGCGGATGCACAAGATCTCCTTGGCACCCGTGTTGTCGGCGACCTTCAGTCGCGACTCCTGCTGGATCATCTGTTGATCTCCTGGTTGTCTCGCTGGTTCTCACTCACGTGAGCCTTGCGGAACGAATAATTTCGAATTGGTTGCCGATCGCATGACCGGGAACAGCTACTTGGCCTTCTCGAGGATCTCGACGATGCGCCAGCGCTTGGTCGCCGACAGCGGCCGGGTCTCCATCAGGAGGACGCGGTCGCCGATTCCGGCGGCGTTCTGCTCGTCGTGCGCCTTGAGCTTGCTGGTACGGCGAATGACCTTGCCGTACAGCTTGTGCTTGAC
This Kribbella sp. NBC_00482 DNA region includes the following protein-coding sequences:
- the rplN gene encoding 50S ribosomal protein L14; amino-acid sequence: MIQQESRLKVADNTGAKEILCIRVLGGSGRRYAGVGDTIVATVKDAIPGGGVKKGDVVKAVVVRTVKERRRPDGSYIRFDENAAVILKADGEPRGTRIFGPVGRELREKRFMKIISLAPEVL
- the rpsQ gene encoding 30S ribosomal protein S17; the protein is MSENVKDETVSTTPEARAHRKTRVGLVLSDKMDKTVTVEVEDRVKHKLYGKVIRRTSKLKAHDEQNAAGIGDRVLLMETRPLSATKRWRIVEILEKAK